ataaatattttaaaatacactacATCTCTTTAGTCTCTTAGTAACCTTAATGTATCaatgtttacaattaattaaacaacTGTACAAAAAGTTATCATGatcaaattacataatattgaatgAGTCGGTCCAATTTCAACAGCATAATCAAATACAATCTATTCAAAGCATTTTTTCTggattgaatacatttttataataatagtatagtatcgGCCTTCAACTTCCTTCCAAGCAAAATGGTGTGGTTGCATgactatattttcatttttttttcttctattatTCTATCGTATTTCGTGTGGACAAGAGACATCACTTAACGccatactgtaataataatattatgttagttggTCAAATACCTTGTTCACTCAAtggttgttttatattaatctcCAAAAGTAAGACCATGTCAATGCGCATCGGGAAATCAAGATAAGCACGGgtgagttattaattattattttggtgttcctgaaaaggaccgatttaaatattttccaatcGTTTTGTGGggggtacatatttttttttttggtgccGGTGTCTTCTTCTTGGTGGGTGTTTTTTTCACTTTGGCCACAACCCACACAGCAATtccataatatcaatattacaataactttaaaactgaattatattttaaatattatgattataaagttggttcaacattttatgaagtttaaaaatgtaatattacaatttatatattttctcaatgatacaatttaattagtttaataatatttaagtttaaaccaaatgaaaatattaaaataatattttagttttaattttaaacaaggttactctgacaatattattctaactttttatttaaattaaaataataatattaaaattttaaattcttgtaaatattttacaaatataaaattattagtgtataataatattgtatatcaatCTTAGGAGAACATTTAaagctaatttaatttataatatttttattttttatttatttaacattgaaGTAACCAGTCCTTTATTAATAACCTGCATTATTGTTTGATAACACCACCGATAACGATGACTTTgatctatctatataataatatatatactactattgtaaatacaataattccTATTTATTAATCATAGTGTGATTAATATTTAGACTGCATTAGTCTTACCaaaaactgaataattataaatattgaatattagttatatataatttttaactcgaTCCGTCACTTCCGTCTAGGGCAGGGAtggcaaatataatttttctaacaTGCCAATTTatgacataattaaaaaaaaaaaatttcagccgTGCGCCCgccactattattatttgttttaacactgagaatttttacaaaatataaatgaaaaatgaatgacaataatgtaaaaatacaaaaaaaaagggaaaaaaaattattattattatatatatatattgtttgttaGAAACCTTTTGCTTAGTATTACTTTAAAGATTTTTTATGTCTGGCGTTGATATGCTGTTGCTTGTGAAATTCAATTATTGGATGTCCAACTATTGTAGTAAGTTATAAACAGCTATCAGGGGGGGCTAGGGGGCTATAGCCCCGGGCTGCAAGTTGAAAGGGGCCACAATGTGTcaactcattttttttaaaacattattataacttataaattttaaatttatgtcatATGAAAATGGACTATGGACTTGGATACTCCATTATACCGACACACAATAGATCCAATTATAGGTATAGTGGTCGTCAGCTAtatagggctaggatttatataaGCAATAACAGCATGTATTTTTTTACGTCCAGATGGAGTTTTAGTGAGTAATGTCcgcgatatatattatattctgatgagaaaagtactatttttattttgcatgtttttgcaatattttattgaatacttaGTATGATCGTACCatcaaaaaatatcttaaatacaatatataaatatacgtatgtattgtatttaatctggtaataattaaaatgaccaaactataggtatataacttgGTTTTTTGGTccaacataaattttatttttataaatacgcaATCCAATGGTAGCGTGGTacaatatatgcaataaaagaatgaatAATTTGACGGAGAAAgataaacacaataaataaataaggcatactaaaataatattattgaggtatgtgataattgataaataaaatataaatcatttttaatttttaatctcaatattataatattatatatatatattataatatatataataatatatagtcattaATAAGACAATCAGCCAATCactgatgtattattattcattatagttCATAACTATTTAGATCTCCGAGATAGcagataatagataattatatataatagatctTAAAGATTTTGTGTTCACTATATATATGCAACTATACAcggaaaactaaatatttccaaaaactatttaatattgttacatatttGGAGTTTTCTCTTTAGATGGCTTAATACCACACCGAGTACTTGCGTTTAAAGggataaaaatcatgaaaatcgATACAGTAGAATTTCAGATATAACTTGACAAAAAATCATCtcacgttttaataatattagtaatataatatattaagatataacATTGCATCTATGATAGGGCCCTATAATAGCCTGTATGCACGCGTTTCATACGCATCGCGTACGGGGACGTGTTCGCCCGCGTAtctttgctttgctttgctttgaaaGGGATGGCTATaccgtttactattccaggcttagcctctactagtggatggaaaTTAAGAAGAAATGGTTAGATTTATTGGTCTGCCCAAGAGAGTGGGTAGGGTTTCAATTTACGTTTAGTATTTGGGGGAGGGTGTGTTTTACCTAGAAGTCGGATGTAAGTATGATTCGAGAAAgaatttttgtagaacattgatTTGGTTTGGGAACGAATGGagttttgaatagatttgaaatTTGTCGATTTTAGAAGGACCGAATTTTTAACGATAGTGGGCAAACCTGTTATCGTGCGAATGCCGATGTTTTGAACAGATTCGATACGTCTCCAATGTGAGGGACCGATGAAAGGAGCCCAAGAGGGGCCAGCATATGAAAGAATTGGAGAGACGTAGAGTTTTAGAATATTGAGCTTTGAAGATTTTGGGACAGGGCTAGAACGGTTGAGAATGGGGTAAAGAATTCCGCGGACGCGAGTGGCTTTTTTGGTGATGTCTTGAACGTGTTTGTCGAAGGTGAGTTTGCGTCCTATTGTAACGCCGAGGTATTTGGCATGATTGGACCAAGTCACTGGATGGTTGTCGAGTAGTAGTGGTGGGATGTGAGTAGTATTGGAACGTCCGAAAAGAATACCTATTGTTTTAGTagggtttattttaattttccagcGATGAAACCATGTGGTAGCTATActctttttcaaatgagaacgcaCCGGGTCGCGCATCGTTATCAGAGGCGGAACCACAAGCCCCTCCCACAAAGTTAGTAATTAATTTCTGATTAGTCGCCAATGATCGGCTACTTTCGACGCCGCCGGGCATACAgaatgttcaattattattataattattatctaccgCATCATACTGTTGCACGccacagaatattattatttttatactcaaaTACGTAAACACTtacggattattattattcattatttattgatgtatttcttatagtatacatattgtCGATATTATGGCATCGTGGTAATatggtatctataataatacctatatattttaattcttaaaacaaaattattaaatcgtcCATAGCAGTCGTAGCAGGCTGTGGTGCCAGTTCACCACAGGGACTTGTTGAGTCCATAGTATTTACCTATAGCAGAGTAGGGCGTTATtcgaatgaaattttatttagatgattattgagataacattttattcgaataaataattaatcgaatacatatttattcgaataattatctagataaaatttggCCCAACTCtgacctatagtataatatatattgtgtacgtcCGGCGGCGGGCCGCACGAGGTTATTGTGATGAGAATGTACGTTTTGAAATTCGAACATTCATAGCAGGTCGGCGAAGATTTCGTACACATTTTTGGCGATAATATACTTggtgtgttattaattattatatatatataaagtatagcATCGTGgggaccattatattatattatgttatacgtacACAATATTAACGCGTGTATATAAAtgctatacttatatatatattttttttagtacatccATGTGTTAGGGTCTAAATgggataattatatatacttatatatatatatacttatatatatatatacacacacacacctattatacctaatatataatatattatgatgtatatcaactcatatattataatacgcatttatataagtacgacactaatcgtacctatataatattgaatttaaagatttttttggcTCTTCatgattgtataattattagatatgtatttaaattaatcaaacggTTCATTAAATTGATTTCGATCAGATAGGTAgttagtttataattgtatatcacttacaacaaaaaaacatttaaaaattttttttttatacatataaatgtatataaatatatatacttcattattttatttgattatattatacacagaaaCACGATGGATAGGTTTAtggatgatattttaataagtacagaaaaccatttgtttaatatttctttttttattacacataaaaaaaaaataaaaattacaaatataaaaaataaaaatacatttagtcAGACTCAGACTCGAAAGAGGAATTACTTACATTGATGACAACAGGTTCTACTTCTGCAGACAACATTTGGTCAACGATGAAATCCATTtcgtagaattttttttcgattttttcggTATGACTTATGAAATTTTTCCACATAACGGAATTTACCCGTTCGATACCTTCCAACAACAAGTTTTTCACATCAGGTAATTTGTAGCtggtattgtttattttgacgTGATGTTTGACTGATGACCAAGCCAGCTCTATCGGATTTAACTCACAATGGTACGGTGGGAGTCTTAAGATGGTGCGATTGTGTTCTTTGGCCAGTTCGTCAATTACATATTTGTCGTGCATTGGTTTAATTCTGCGTACTATTTCAAGTAGTCGAGGAATTACCATAGGCTTGTCGATAACTTCACCTTTTTCTTCCAACCATTTAATTATGTCCGCCTTTTTTGTTGATGTAGTAGGTATTTTGTCTGCCTTTACTGAATGGTATGATGCGTTATCCATAACGATGACACAGTTTTCTTTTAGTTttggtaatatattttgcatcCATTCAAAAAATGTGTCACCGTTCATCTCGTCATGATAAtcattcgtgtttttttttgacTCAAAACATAGGAGTCCACCTGGTACAAACCCGTCTTCCGACCCTATGTGTAGAATGATCAGTCGTTTGCCTTTCCCTGTTGGATTTTTCGGCCCTGTTGTGAGGCCTCGAACAAATGCATCATGGCACGATTTGACGGTTTTGTCTACCCATGTTTTGTTGGTACATTCTCCTGCATTGACCCACGTTTCGTCCAGGTAGTACATGTGTCTCCCTTCTTCCCGGTATTTCTTTATATCCTCCAAGTAATGTTGACGCCATACAACTATTTCGTCTCTTTCGACGAGAGCACTATTGCGGCTTCGTTTGGTGTATTCGAAATCCATGGTTTTTAAAAGACGATATAAATTGGTTTCTGATACATACGGTAAACTATCGTCGTCCTTAATAACTGCGTATATTTTGGCCAATGTAGGAATGGTTTTGTTGTACCAAAAAGAATGTACATGACGACGCACAGTGTTACGATGTAAATCATCGAAATCGTCTTTAAACGATTTCTTACATCGTTTTCTGTTTGGAGACATCACAGTCTTTGAGGTATTGTACTCACTAATAGTGTTTGAAATTGTTCTTTGCCCAATGCCTAGGCGTTTGGAAAGAACTATCCGACATTCCCTAATAGTGATTTTCGGATTGTTTTTCAACTCCATTTTGTACGCATTGATAATCATCACTTTTTGACTTGATGAAACAAACtggaataaataaatgtatgataataatattattgtatacattgcaaataacataatatacactattctataatataattaatcacaataatacaaACCTTTCcctttggatttttttttgttggtgtaACAATTATTTCGTCATCCATAATTTTGTCCAATAAGCAggacacgataaaaaaaataatttaaacgcaCAAATCCAAgccaaaattcaatatatttactgAGCGCGCGTAAACAAAACAGTAGATATCGTTTCACATATTGTGCGAACGGCCGTCAATGTTGTGGAAATACAACTCACTACGTATACAAGGTGGCACCACCTACGACAGCTGAAACTGTCGGGAGTGGGGAGGCCATGCGCGCGTTTCGACCGgttttcgtccgccgcccggtgcgttctcatttgaaaaagagTATAGGTTGCGTTGGTGTTGTAATTGTATGGCTGCACGTTTCGGGTTTTTGTCGAAAGTAAAGAACATAGTGTCGTCAGCGAATAGTGAGAGGTGAGCTTTAGGAGTTGTTGGTATGTCGTTAATGTAAGTCAAGTAGAGAGTAGGTGAAAGGCAGGATCCTTGAGGGACGCCTGCGAGTATGTGTCTGGTGGACGAGAATGAGTCTTCGATTTTTGTGACAAAAGTGCGGTCAGTGAGAAAGGATTCGATGATTTTAACGATTTCAGTCGAGATGTTGAGTTGGGACAGTTTGTAGAGGAGGCCGACGTGCCAGACCCGGTCGAAGGCTTTTTCCACGTCAAGGAAAATGGAGGCGGTGTTACCGTTTTTGTTAAAGTTCTGACTAAGTTGGTGAGTAAGTTTGGTCAGTTGTAGAGTGGTAGAGTGTTCAGG
Above is a window of Metopolophium dirhodum isolate CAU chromosome 3, ASM1992520v1, whole genome shotgun sequence DNA encoding:
- the LOC132941185 gene encoding uncharacterized protein LOC132941185 → MDDEIIVTPTKKNPKGKFVSSSQKVMIINAYKMELKNNPKITIRECRIVLSKRLGIGQRTISNTISEYNTSKTVMSPNRKRCKKSFKDDFDDLHRNTVRRHVHSFWYNKTIPTLAKIYAVIKDDDSLPYVSETNLYRLLKTMDFEYTKRSRNSALVERDEIVVWRQHYLEDIKKYREEGRHMYYLDETWVNAGECTNKTWVDKTVKSCHDAFVRGLTTGPKNPTGKGKRLIILHIGSEDGFVPGGLLCFESKKNTNDYHDEMNGDTFFEWMQNILPKLKENCVIVMDNASYHSVKADKIPTTSTKKADIIKWLEEKGEVIDKPMVIPRLLEIVRRIKPMHDKYVIDELAKEHNRTILRLPPYHCELNPIELAWSSVKHHVKINNTSYKLPDVKNLLLEGIERVNSVMWKNFISHTEKIEKKFYEMDFIVDQMLSAEVEPVVINVSNSSFESESD